In one Corallococcus sp. EGB genomic region, the following are encoded:
- a CDS encoding TetR/AcrR family transcriptional regulator, with product MAGDAQKTRQRLLEAAAAEFSEKGIAGARVDRIAAAAGCNKALIYSYFGSKEQLFDAVFEAHVAEVARETPIDAADLPAYAGRLFDGFQARPQVLRLATWYELEHGPTVAIPEPVARSNQHKAAAIAKAQKEGLVSKHFSADEVLALVLALSKTWAFPLSYCATATPPSPAELRRRRRAVVEAVRLLVTPVREEKA from the coding sequence ATGGCTGGCGACGCGCAGAAGACCCGGCAGCGCCTCTTGGAGGCGGCCGCGGCGGAGTTCTCGGAGAAGGGCATCGCGGGCGCGCGCGTGGACCGCATCGCGGCGGCGGCCGGCTGCAACAAGGCGCTCATCTATTCGTACTTCGGCAGCAAGGAGCAGCTGTTCGACGCGGTCTTCGAGGCGCACGTCGCGGAGGTGGCGCGCGAGACGCCCATCGACGCTGCGGACCTGCCCGCCTACGCGGGGAGGCTGTTCGACGGCTTCCAGGCCCGCCCACAGGTGCTGCGCCTGGCCACCTGGTACGAGTTGGAGCACGGCCCCACGGTGGCCATCCCGGAGCCGGTCGCGCGCAGCAACCAGCACAAGGCGGCCGCCATCGCGAAGGCGCAGAAGGAGGGGCTGGTGTCCAAGCACTTCTCGGCGGATGAGGTGCTCGCGCTCGTGCTGGCGCTCTCCAAGACGTGGGCCTTCCCGCTGTCGTACTGCGCCACGGCCACCCCGCCCTCGCCGGCGGAGCTCCGCAGACGGCGCCGCGCCGTCGTGGAGGCGGTCCGGTTGCTGGTGACGCCCGTCCGGGAGGAGAAGGCCTGA
- a CDS encoding TonB-dependent siderophore receptor: MPISFRSRPLRLVPGALLGASLSVVAAPALAQEPAAPQTSPAPESPAPAQAPNPESSAAAPGDDEVFDLPTVTVESERATGPVRGYTARRSASGTKTDTAIVDTPQSVSVVGREQMDAQQAQTVMEATRYTPGVRSDTFGADPRNDWFLIRGFTSQEAGYFLDGLQLYSSSFATWRIEPFGLERVEAVRGPASVLYGGTSPGGLLDMEGKRPPVEGSVRHVEVGGNTFANGYAAVDFGGAIDPGNHWRYRVAALARGGGTQVDETDNNRLFIAPALTWAPSENTSLTLHGSFLADRTQGQNFLPYVGTVVDAPYGRIPTDLFTSDKSLDHFQRNQSWAGYEFSHRFNDTFTLRQNLRFAHLDLDFQTLYGVGYQGEPADAQLSRGNFVTRPRANLFTVDTQGEARFSTGPVRHTVLAGVDFKNYRLDDEQGYEAGAPLDLLNPVRGDYTPTETRYTLGRSTQDQLGVYLQDQLRFADRLSLTLSGRHDWVGMDVDNKLFPTSSYEGSESAFSGRAGLLYHFDFGLAPYVSYSKSFNPVAGTKSDGSLFEPEKGQQLEAGVKYQPDAFPVLVGLSVFELKRKNFVTTDGAFNQLQIGEVRSRGFEVEANATLIHGLSLVGSASFYSLEITEGADFELGKRPVGVPEVLASLWLDYTFQDGALRGFGAAAGVRGVGSSYADRENTLDVPGFTLVDANVHYERGPWRAAINASNLGDRTYVSSCSSATACFYGERRRASATVGYTW; the protein is encoded by the coding sequence ATGCCCATCTCGTTCCGCAGCCGTCCGCTCCGCCTGGTCCCGGGGGCGCTGCTTGGCGCCTCCCTCTCCGTCGTCGCAGCGCCTGCCCTGGCACAGGAGCCCGCCGCGCCCCAGACGTCTCCGGCTCCGGAGTCCCCGGCCCCCGCGCAGGCTCCGAATCCGGAGTCATCCGCCGCCGCGCCCGGGGACGACGAGGTCTTCGACCTGCCCACGGTGACGGTGGAGAGCGAGCGCGCCACAGGCCCGGTGCGGGGCTACACCGCGCGCCGCAGCGCGAGCGGGACGAAGACGGACACCGCGATTGTCGACACGCCGCAGTCGGTGTCGGTGGTGGGCCGGGAGCAGATGGACGCGCAGCAGGCGCAGACCGTGATGGAGGCCACGCGCTACACGCCGGGCGTGCGCTCGGACACGTTCGGCGCGGATCCGCGCAACGACTGGTTCCTCATTCGCGGCTTCACGTCGCAGGAGGCCGGCTACTTCCTGGACGGGCTCCAGCTGTACTCCAGCAGCTTCGCCACCTGGCGCATCGAGCCCTTCGGCCTGGAGCGCGTGGAGGCCGTGCGCGGCCCCGCCTCCGTGCTGTACGGCGGCACGTCTCCGGGCGGCCTGCTCGACATGGAGGGCAAGCGTCCGCCGGTGGAAGGCTCCGTGCGGCACGTGGAGGTGGGCGGCAACACGTTCGCCAACGGCTACGCGGCCGTGGACTTCGGCGGCGCCATCGACCCGGGCAACCACTGGCGCTACCGGGTGGCGGCGCTGGCGCGCGGCGGTGGCACGCAGGTGGATGAGACGGACAACAACCGCCTGTTCATCGCGCCGGCCCTCACCTGGGCGCCGTCGGAGAACACCTCGCTGACGCTGCACGGCAGCTTCCTGGCGGACCGCACGCAGGGGCAGAACTTCCTGCCGTACGTGGGCACCGTGGTGGACGCGCCCTATGGCCGCATCCCCACCGACCTCTTCACCAGTGACAAGAGCCTGGACCACTTCCAGCGCAACCAGTCCTGGGCGGGCTACGAGTTCTCCCACCGCTTCAACGACACCTTCACGCTGCGGCAGAACCTGCGCTTCGCGCACCTGGACCTGGACTTCCAGACGCTCTACGGCGTGGGCTACCAGGGCGAGCCGGCGGACGCGCAGCTCTCCCGCGGCAACTTCGTCACCCGGCCGCGCGCGAACCTCTTCACGGTGGACACGCAGGGCGAGGCGCGCTTCTCCACCGGCCCCGTGCGCCACACGGTGCTGGCGGGCGTGGACTTCAAGAACTACCGCCTGGACGACGAACAGGGCTACGAGGCGGGTGCACCGCTGGATCTGCTCAACCCCGTGCGCGGCGACTACACGCCCACGGAGACGCGCTACACGCTGGGCCGCTCCACGCAGGACCAGCTGGGCGTCTACCTCCAGGACCAGCTGCGCTTCGCGGACCGGCTGAGCCTGACGCTGAGCGGGCGTCATGACTGGGTGGGGATGGACGTGGACAACAAGCTCTTTCCCACCTCCAGCTACGAGGGCAGCGAGAGCGCCTTCAGCGGTCGCGCGGGCCTGCTCTACCACTTCGACTTCGGCCTCGCGCCGTACGTGAGCTACTCGAAGTCGTTCAACCCGGTGGCGGGGACGAAGTCGGACGGCTCGCTGTTCGAGCCGGAGAAGGGCCAGCAGCTCGAAGCGGGAGTGAAGTACCAGCCAGATGCGTTCCCGGTGCTGGTAGGCCTGTCGGTGTTCGAGCTGAAGCGAAAGAACTTCGTGACCACGGACGGCGCCTTCAACCAGCTGCAGATTGGCGAGGTCCGTTCGCGAGGCTTCGAGGTGGAGGCCAACGCCACGCTGATCCACGGGTTGAGCCTGGTTGGCTCCGCGTCGTTCTACTCGCTGGAGATCACCGAGGGCGCGGACTTCGAACTGGGCAAGCGTCCGGTGGGTGTGCCGGAGGTGCTGGCGTCGCTGTGGCTGGACTACACCTTCCAGGACGGAGCGCTGCGCGGCTTCGGCGCGGCGGCGGGCGTGCGCGGCGTGGGCAGCTCCTACGCGGATCGCGAGAACACGCTGGACGTGCCGGGCTTCACGCTGGTGGACGCCAACGTGCACTACGAGCGCGGCCCGTGGCGCGCGGCCATCAACGCCTCCAACCTGGGAGACAGGACCTACGTGTCCTCGTGCAGCTCCGCGACGGCCTGCTTCTACGGCGAGCGCCGCCGCGCGTCCGCCACGGTCGGCTACACCTGGTAG
- a CDS encoding GFA family protein, producing MTGTQSLKGSCHCGATRFEVAAPPKDITRCNCTFCSKRGVLWAYYAPEHVTFTRRENVGTYARNEPVVHHHCEQCGCGTWTDIPVWENNAPVPGRFKVGLNARLFDDFDLDAVRVVFVDGRNLW from the coding sequence ATGACCGGAACCCAGTCCCTGAAGGGAAGCTGTCACTGCGGAGCGACGCGGTTCGAGGTGGCCGCGCCGCCCAAGGACATCACCCGCTGCAACTGCACGTTCTGCTCCAAGCGCGGTGTGCTCTGGGCCTACTACGCGCCAGAGCACGTGACGTTCACGCGCCGGGAGAACGTGGGCACCTACGCGCGCAACGAGCCCGTGGTGCACCACCACTGCGAGCAGTGCGGCTGCGGCACGTGGACGGACATTCCCGTCTGGGAGAACAACGCACCTGTGCCCGGCAGGTTCAAGGTGGGCCTCAACGCGCGCCTGTTCGACGACTTCGACCTGGACGCGGTGCGCGTGGTGTTCGTGGACGGCCGCAACCTCTGGTAG
- a CDS encoding NmrA family NAD(P)-binding protein — MTRILVIGAAGNTGRSITQGLTAEGFTVRTATREPRPPVAAAEHVRFDWADPSTHGAALEGVDRMYALAPALVDDPSTLMLPVLEQGLAGGVRRVVLLSASIVPEEGPGLGQVHHFLRTRAPEWSVLQPSWFMQNFAAPGHTHGASLRRDGTLVTATGHGRVGFVDAEDIAAVGVRALADAKPHDTAHVITGPQALSHDDLAAILSRVSGRSIRHVHATPEEATRRHQDSGMPEAYARFLTMLDMRIRDGAEDRVTDTVQRVTGRPARDFESFARARLDVWR; from the coding sequence ATGACGCGCATCCTCGTCATTGGCGCGGCCGGCAACACGGGGCGCTCCATCACACAGGGCCTCACGGCCGAGGGCTTCACGGTGCGCACCGCCACGCGCGAACCGCGGCCGCCCGTCGCCGCCGCCGAGCATGTGCGCTTCGACTGGGCGGATCCGTCCACACACGGGGCCGCGCTGGAGGGCGTGGACCGCATGTACGCCCTGGCCCCCGCGTTGGTGGACGACCCGTCCACCCTCATGCTTCCCGTCCTGGAGCAGGGGCTGGCCGGCGGCGTGCGGCGGGTCGTCCTGCTCTCCGCGTCCATCGTCCCGGAGGAAGGGCCGGGCCTGGGCCAGGTGCACCACTTCCTGCGCACGCGCGCGCCGGAGTGGAGCGTGCTCCAGCCCTCGTGGTTCATGCAGAACTTCGCCGCCCCCGGCCACACGCACGGCGCCAGCCTCCGCCGCGACGGGACGCTGGTGACGGCCACGGGGCATGGGCGGGTGGGCTTCGTGGACGCGGAGGACATCGCGGCGGTGGGGGTCAGAGCGCTCGCGGACGCGAAGCCGCACGACACCGCGCACGTCATCACCGGCCCCCAGGCGCTGAGCCATGACGACCTCGCGGCCATCCTGTCCCGGGTGTCGGGCCGCTCCATCCGGCACGTGCACGCGACGCCCGAGGAGGCAACACGGCGCCATCAGGACTCCGGCATGCCGGAAGCCTACGCGCGCTTCCTCACGATGCTCGACATGCGCATCCGCGACGGAGCGGAGGACCGCGTGACGGACACCGTGCAGCGGGTTACCGGCCGGCCCGCGCGGGACTTCGAGTCATTCGCCCGGGCCCGCCTGGACGTCTGGCGTTGA
- a CDS encoding nuclear transport factor 2 family protein — protein sequence MDRTSPDLIRLMDAHLALIATDVEQWLALFDEHAVVEFPYAPSLGGPSRLEGIDAIRAYFVPITKHFQGLTCTRLQRYTTTDPEVGWMEVHGAATLQPGNIPYEQDYVMRVQVRDGRIVHYREYWNPLAAPQGTFESFAKEQQA from the coding sequence ATGGACCGCACCTCCCCTGACCTCATCCGGCTGATGGACGCGCACCTGGCGCTCATCGCCACGGACGTCGAACAGTGGCTCGCCCTGTTCGACGAGCACGCCGTCGTCGAGTTCCCCTATGCCCCCTCGCTCGGTGGGCCTTCACGGCTGGAGGGCATCGACGCCATCCGCGCCTATTTCGTCCCCATCACGAAGCACTTCCAGGGGCTCACCTGTACGCGCCTCCAGCGCTACACCACCACGGACCCCGAGGTGGGCTGGATGGAGGTCCACGGCGCGGCGACGCTGCAGCCCGGGAACATCCCCTACGAACAGGACTACGTGATGCGCGTGCAGGTGCGCGACGGCCGCATCGTGCACTACCGCGAATACTGGAACCCGCTGGCCGCGCCCCAGGGCACCTTCGAGTCCTTCGCGAAGGAGCAGCAGGCATGA
- a CDS encoding oxidoreductase: MSAPHETSRVWLITGSSRGLGRSFAEAVLEAGHRLVATARKPEQLVALVERYGDRVRAVALDVTNPEQARAAVRTAVDAFGRLDVVVNNAGYGNLAPIEQVTDEDFRSQLDTNLFGVMNVTRAALPVLRQQRSGHVIQVSSVGGRLSTPGLGAYQAAKWAVGGFSEVLAKEVAPFGVKVTVLEPGGFRTDWAGASMTIADFLPEYAPTVGVVARNLRSRTGKEAGDPKRAAQVLLQVAAMEQPPLHLVLGSDAFELSQQKLDALKAEDQTWKALSLSTDFPDAHAPAPRS; this comes from the coding sequence ATGAGTGCTCCCCATGAGACGTCCCGCGTCTGGCTCATCACCGGCTCTTCCCGAGGCCTGGGGCGCAGCTTCGCGGAGGCCGTATTGGAGGCCGGGCACCGGCTGGTGGCCACCGCGCGCAAGCCGGAGCAGCTGGTCGCGCTGGTGGAGCGTTACGGGGACCGGGTCCGTGCGGTGGCCCTGGACGTGACGAACCCCGAGCAGGCAAGGGCCGCGGTCCGGACCGCCGTGGATGCGTTCGGCCGCCTGGACGTGGTGGTGAACAATGCGGGCTACGGCAACCTCGCGCCCATCGAGCAGGTCACGGACGAAGACTTCCGCTCGCAACTCGACACGAACCTCTTCGGCGTCATGAACGTCACACGCGCCGCGCTGCCCGTCTTGCGTCAGCAGCGCTCCGGGCACGTCATCCAGGTGTCGTCCGTGGGAGGGCGCCTGTCCACGCCAGGGCTGGGCGCGTACCAGGCCGCGAAGTGGGCGGTGGGAGGCTTCTCCGAGGTGCTGGCGAAAGAGGTGGCCCCCTTCGGCGTGAAGGTGACGGTGCTGGAGCCGGGCGGCTTCCGCACGGACTGGGCGGGCGCGTCCATGACCATCGCGGACTTCCTGCCGGAGTACGCGCCCACGGTGGGCGTGGTCGCGCGGAACTTGCGTTCGCGCACAGGCAAGGAGGCGGGGGATCCGAAACGAGCGGCCCAGGTGCTGCTCCAGGTGGCGGCGATGGAGCAGCCGCCGCTGCACCTGGTGCTGGGCAGCGACGCGTTCGAGCTGTCGCAGCAGAAGCTGGACGCGCTCAAGGCGGAGGACCAGACGTGGAAGGCCCTGTCGCTGTCCACCGACTTCCCGGACGCCCACGCCCCGGCTCCACGCTCGTGA
- a CDS encoding AraC family transcriptional regulator — protein MKTDVVSDVLETLRFKTLLFGRFELGAPWAVRLPRKANASFYVVARGSLRLQVEGTAKPVFLSAGDVVLLPRAPAHVLDDGSRRNPVASDDVPAQSLRPPTTRLGGAGPLTTLITGCFQFGVDSAHPLLRTFPSIIRLSTQEGQGTPSLAATVQLITAETAMPGAGSALVLGRLADVLLVHALRAQTALGGAKQAGWKALADPAIGHALSLMHEQPGAPWTVARLAQSVGVSRSGFAARFHALVGETPLHYLANWRMIRAARWLRESNDSVDTIAERAGYESAPAFSKAFKRRWGVGPGAYRRTSTEGNPADSVLTHDL, from the coding sequence GTGAAGACCGACGTGGTCTCCGACGTGCTGGAGACGCTGCGGTTCAAGACGCTGCTCTTCGGCCGCTTCGAGCTGGGCGCACCCTGGGCGGTGCGCCTGCCCCGCAAGGCCAATGCATCCTTCTACGTGGTGGCGCGCGGGAGCCTGCGCCTCCAGGTGGAGGGCACGGCGAAGCCGGTGTTCCTTTCCGCCGGTGACGTGGTGCTGCTGCCCCGGGCCCCCGCGCACGTGCTGGATGACGGCAGCCGCCGCAACCCCGTCGCGAGCGACGATGTCCCGGCGCAGTCGCTGCGTCCGCCCACCACGCGGCTGGGCGGTGCGGGGCCGCTCACCACGCTCATCACCGGCTGCTTCCAGTTCGGCGTGGACTCCGCGCATCCGCTGCTGCGGACCTTCCCCTCCATCATCCGCCTGTCCACGCAGGAGGGGCAGGGGACGCCTTCGCTCGCCGCCACCGTGCAGCTCATCACCGCGGAGACCGCCATGCCGGGCGCGGGGAGCGCGCTGGTGCTGGGCCGGCTGGCGGACGTGCTGCTCGTGCACGCGCTGCGGGCCCAGACGGCGCTCGGGGGGGCGAAGCAGGCGGGGTGGAAGGCGCTGGCGGATCCGGCCATTGGCCACGCGCTCTCGCTGATGCACGAACAGCCCGGCGCGCCGTGGACGGTGGCGCGGCTGGCGCAGTCCGTGGGCGTGTCCCGCTCCGGTTTCGCCGCGCGCTTCCACGCGCTGGTGGGAGAGACGCCCCTGCACTACCTGGCCAACTGGCGGATGATCCGCGCCGCGCGCTGGCTGCGTGAATCCAACGACAGCGTGGACACCATCGCCGAGCGCGCCGGCTATGAGAGCGCGCCCGCCTTCAGCAAGGCCTTCAAGCGCCGCTGGGGCGTGGGCCCCGGCGCGTATCGGCGCACGTCAACCGAGGGGAATCCAGCGGACTCCGTGTTGACCCATGATTTGTAG
- a CDS encoding MdtA/MuxA family multidrug efflux RND transporter periplasmic adaptor subunit, protein MPTPPPPDTAPSSEVSSRPDGGETTSTEAPPPRRRHIRWGWLLLLAGLVIAAIVAARAHRPHASGATAAGGHGGADGGAGAHGPKPVVTAEATTRDVPVSLVGLGAVIPSASVTVRTRVDGQLMRVAFQEGQFVNAGDLLAELDPRPFQSQLEQARGQLMRDEAYLENARLDLRRYTILVEQDSIARQQLDTQRALVRQYEGVVKADKGVVAAAEVNLIYTRIIAPVPGRVGLRLVDPGNIVHAADTNGIVIVNTLQPIYVIFSVPEDNLPEILAKLNTHTPLVVQAYDRSAQRLLATGALDTADNQVDPNTGTVRLKATFSNRDSRLFPQQFVNARLIVDTLRGATVVPTAALQHGVQGTFVYVAQPDNTVSQRAVMTGPTDGDDTVITQGLRPGETVVVEGADTLTNGSAIRRQHALGTGPGVGGGGAGGADGGPGAADGGR, encoded by the coding sequence ATGCCCACGCCTCCTCCTCCCGATACGGCCCCCTCTTCGGAGGTGTCGTCGCGGCCCGACGGAGGGGAGACCACGTCAACCGAGGCCCCCCCGCCCCGGCGCCGCCACATCCGTTGGGGCTGGCTCCTGCTGCTCGCTGGTCTGGTCATCGCGGCCATCGTCGCAGCGCGGGCTCACCGTCCCCACGCCTCTGGGGCCACGGCCGCGGGTGGGCATGGCGGCGCGGATGGAGGCGCGGGCGCTCATGGCCCCAAGCCCGTGGTGACGGCCGAGGCGACGACGCGCGACGTGCCGGTATCGCTCGTGGGCCTGGGCGCGGTGATCCCTTCCGCATCCGTGACCGTGCGCACCCGGGTGGATGGACAGCTCATGCGCGTGGCCTTCCAGGAGGGCCAGTTCGTCAACGCAGGCGACCTCCTGGCGGAGCTCGACCCGCGCCCCTTCCAGAGCCAGTTGGAGCAGGCCCGCGGCCAGCTCATGCGCGACGAGGCGTACCTGGAGAACGCCCGGCTGGACCTGCGCCGCTACACCATCCTCGTGGAGCAGGACTCCATCGCGCGCCAGCAACTGGACACCCAGCGCGCGCTCGTGCGCCAGTACGAGGGCGTCGTGAAGGCGGACAAGGGCGTGGTCGCCGCCGCCGAGGTCAACCTCATCTACACACGCATCATCGCGCCCGTCCCCGGCCGCGTCGGCCTCCGGCTCGTCGACCCCGGCAACATCGTCCACGCAGCGGACACGAACGGCATCGTCATCGTCAACACCCTGCAGCCCATCTACGTGATCTTCTCCGTGCCGGAGGACAACCTGCCGGAGATCCTGGCGAAGCTGAACACGCACACGCCGCTCGTCGTCCAGGCCTATGACCGCAGCGCCCAACGCCTGCTGGCCACCGGCGCCTTGGACACCGCGGACAACCAGGTCGACCCCAACACCGGCACCGTGCGGCTCAAGGCGACGTTCTCCAACCGCGACTCGCGGCTGTTCCCCCAGCAGTTCGTCAACGCGCGGCTCATCGTCGACACGCTGCGCGGCGCCACGGTGGTGCCCACCGCGGCGCTCCAGCACGGCGTCCAGGGGACGTTCGTCTATGTCGCGCAGCCCGACAACACCGTCAGCCAGCGCGCGGTGATGACGGGCCCGACGGACGGCGACGACACCGTCATCACCCAGGGCCTGCGGCCGGGGGAGACCGTGGTCGTGGAGGGCGCGGACACCCTCACCAACGGCTCCGCCATCCGGCGCCAGCACGCCCTGGGCACGGGCCCCGGAGTGGGTGGCGGCGGAGCCGGAGGCGCCGACGGCGGCCCGGGGGCGGCGGACGGTGGGCGCTGA
- a CDS encoding PepSY domain-containing protein: MKLSPRTFRIQFDLHAWAGVVASLFLFVIFFCGVFAMFREELEVWQEPALHVAPPSESPPSFDAMLARVRERGPLPRGAHVGLLTHEETRFITAYLFEPTGMRVLWLDPLTGTALPERSRLASELYWMHFFYRVPWGMELTGLVSVALLVALVSGLWIHLKDLRTQWWRFRHTAKPRFSASDAHKVLGVFGLPFTAMLAWTGAVLCLAGLAAQGFGSTVYRGQADRVTQLRGYSTPVREAAKQDAPMLSLDTVVDRARASVPGAEGTPRYVELHDYGDAKAWAGVYFQLSPLGPDHFTHVDTVTGETFGSSVESRTPNFTVERLLFDLHAGRFAEELMKPLYALLALAMCAVLITGNLIWLERRDPLRTRRGNRVLERLTVGVSAGLVSGTAVYCAANRVLPWTLARRGDWEFGVFLGAWALGVVIALVPRGSSRRVGSVLSAVAAVLFGTVVVGDVLTQDVNLFTALSRGLPRVFVAEAFLASMALGCGGLAWGLRRRKTAEPVPGGAAPEGPLVKA, encoded by the coding sequence ATGAAGCTGTCGCCCCGGACGTTCCGCATCCAGTTCGACCTGCATGCGTGGGCCGGTGTCGTCGCCAGCCTGTTCCTGTTCGTCATCTTCTTCTGCGGCGTCTTCGCCATGTTCCGCGAGGAGCTGGAGGTGTGGCAGGAGCCCGCGCTCCACGTCGCGCCGCCCTCGGAGTCACCGCCGTCGTTCGACGCGATGCTCGCGCGCGTGCGGGAGCGGGGGCCGTTGCCGCGAGGCGCTCACGTGGGCCTGCTCACGCACGAGGAGACGCGGTTCATCACCGCGTACCTCTTCGAGCCCACGGGGATGCGCGTGCTGTGGCTGGATCCGCTCACCGGCACCGCGCTGCCCGAGCGCAGCCGGCTGGCGAGCGAGCTGTACTGGATGCACTTCTTCTATCGGGTGCCCTGGGGCATGGAGCTGACGGGCCTGGTATCGGTGGCGCTCCTGGTGGCGCTGGTCAGCGGCCTGTGGATCCACCTGAAGGACCTGCGCACGCAGTGGTGGCGTTTCCGGCACACGGCGAAGCCGCGCTTCTCCGCGTCGGACGCGCACAAGGTGCTGGGCGTCTTCGGGCTGCCGTTCACCGCGATGCTGGCGTGGACGGGCGCGGTGCTGTGCCTGGCGGGGCTGGCGGCGCAGGGATTCGGGAGCACGGTGTACCGGGGGCAGGCGGACCGGGTGACGCAGCTTCGCGGCTACAGCACGCCCGTGCGTGAAGCGGCGAAGCAGGACGCGCCCATGCTTTCCCTGGACACGGTGGTGGACCGTGCGCGCGCGTCGGTGCCCGGAGCGGAGGGGACGCCCCGCTACGTGGAGCTTCATGACTACGGAGATGCGAAGGCCTGGGCGGGCGTGTACTTCCAGTTGTCGCCACTGGGGCCGGACCATTTCACGCATGTGGATACGGTGACGGGGGAGACGTTCGGGTCGAGCGTGGAGTCGCGCACGCCGAACTTCACGGTGGAGCGGCTGCTCTTCGACCTGCACGCGGGCCGGTTCGCGGAGGAGTTGATGAAGCCGCTCTACGCGTTGCTCGCGCTGGCGATGTGCGCGGTGCTCATCACCGGCAACCTCATCTGGCTGGAGCGCCGAGACCCACTGCGCACGCGCCGTGGGAACCGAGTGCTGGAGCGGCTGACGGTAGGTGTATCCGCCGGGCTCGTGTCCGGCACGGCGGTGTACTGCGCCGCGAACCGCGTGCTGCCGTGGACGCTGGCGCGGCGAGGAGACTGGGAGTTCGGCGTCTTCCTGGGCGCGTGGGCGCTCGGGGTGGTCATCGCGCTCGTGCCGCGCGGGTCATCGCGCCGGGTGGGCAGCGTGCTGAGCGCCGTGGCCGCGGTGCTGTTCGGTACGGTCGTGGTGGGCGACGTCCTGACGCAGGACGTGAACCTGTTCACGGCGCTGTCGCGCGGCTTGCCCCGGGTGTTCGTGGCGGAGGCATTCCTGGCCTCCATGGCGCTTGGCTGCGGCGGGCTCGCGTGGGGCCTGCGCAGGAGGAAGACAGCGGAGCCCGTGCCTGGTGGCGCCGCGCCCGAAGGCCCCCTCGTCAAGGCGTAA